In Halosimplex halophilum, the genomic stretch CGTCGCCGAGACGGTCCGGCGACGCTACGACTACCTCGACCAGGTCGCAGTCGTCCCCCAGACGCCCTTCGAACCCTTCGAGACCTGCGGGTTCGAGGTGACGCTGGTCCCGGTCGACCACCCGCCGCTGGTCTGCTACGGCCTCGCCGTCGAGGACCCCGAGACCGGCGCGAAGCTCTCGGTCTCCGGCGATACGACCTACGGGATCGGCGCGGACTCCAGGGCGGTCCTCGACGACCCGGACCTGCTGCTCGCCGACGGGATCGTGACCGCCGACCTGTGCGAGCACCACCCGGCGGGCGGCAACCACTTCGACGACGAGGGGCGCGCCCGCACGTTCGGCACGAAGCACATGACCGTCGAGGGCGCCGTCGCGCTGGGCGAGGACCTCGACGCGGACGAGACGCGGGTGGTCCACGTCTCCCACTTCCTCGACGCCGACCGGGCGTTCGAGGAGCCGCTGGCCGTCGACGGCGAGACGTATAGCCTCTGATCCGGGTTGACCTGCCAGCGACGCACGCGCCCGGAAACTCCATACCGCTCGCGCCCGAACCGGGGTACATGAGCAGCCAGGCCCCCGACGAGGCGACTGAACCGCTCGCGACGCGGGTGGTGCTGTCGTTCCCGGCCGACATCGGGAAGCACGGCCGTACCCGGATCCGTTCGGACTACTACAGGAACTACCTCACCAAGGTCCACGACGCGGCCGCCGAGGGCGAC encodes the following:
- a CDS encoding MBL fold metallo-hydrolase encodes the protein MEVTLLGTGDTTGTPTPGCDCETCRRAVDRGVERSRFSVHVRNERTGESLLVDTSPDFRHQFLGHDVPLPDAAVITHIHFDHLDGLGHAYRLFDSLPVHAADERDPETGESVAETVRRRYDYLDQVAVVPQTPFEPFETCGFEVTLVPVDHPPLVCYGLAVEDPETGAKLSVSGDTTYGIGADSRAVLDDPDLLLADGIVTADLCEHHPAGGNHFDDEGRARTFGTKHMTVEGAVALGEDLDADETRVVHVSHFLDADRAFEEPLAVDGETYSL